From the genome of Fusarium oxysporum f. sp. lycopersici 4287 chromosome 3, whole genome shotgun sequence, one region includes:
- a CDS encoding hypothetical protein (At least one base has a quality score < 10): protein MPAHSPHEQREVSHNQFRDHTVIHQGNVQGNVYYGAPHPAARAEVVRVIPYPRNEDLVHRRDLIDRLDKLLPSTLGLRSAALWGLGGSGKTQIALDYAYRRCDADDDCYVFWVHADSEATFLADYKTIGKKLGIDERLDGTDLLDAVRNGIEARSKWLMILDNADNLRLFGVGQVKGEGMAENLYKYIPHALQGTVLWTSRDAHIAGTLVGARRGVEVQSMAVDEATTLLARVRDEPISTEQAVEEAGVDALLQELQCLPLAISQAGAYMRRMSMTAEQYLDLLRQGKTRWEVLKVSDADRHRRPEVSNSVLETWRISIERIRVESETSYRILHVVAYVDCQDIPHELVAATARRYDKEDEEDVISTGQVSDLEVLEAATRLTEFSFLSLRQTEDSGRRYEMHKLVQEAIRYGLRVRGSVATTIGNALRADEGPKEDEGYYCGKALQVVGDLFPSSEPTTWARCEEYLTHAIQVGEWAEVGGTETETANLLQRVSYFLYERGRWREKEPVNSRAWGLRREVLGEKHPDTIDSMADLAATYHAQGRYEEAEGIYQEVLELRREVLEEKHPDTISSMADLAATYHAQGRYEEAEGIYQEVLELRREVLEEKHPDTISSMADLAATYHAQGRYEEAEGIYQEVLELRREVLGEKHPDTISSMADLVATYHAQGRYEEAEKLKDKVLELRRDVLREKHPDTISSMAELAATYHAQGRYEEAERIYQEVLDLQRDGRYEKAEKLKDKVLELRRDVLGEKHPDTISSMAELAATYHNQGRYEEAGGIYQEVLDLQREVLGAKHPDTISSMASLAATYHAQGRYEEAEGIYQEVLDLQRDVLGEKHPDTIQSMEYLASIQEALQQLPSLRVSPVSNNHKSGRKGSRV from the exons ATGCCAGCACATTCACCGCATGAGCAACGCGAGGTCAGCCATAACCAGTTCCGCGACCATACTGTCATCCACCAGGGAAACGTTCAAGGGAACGTCTACTACGGCGCGCCCCACCCGGCGGCCCGCGCCGAAGTCGTCCGCGTCATTCCATATCCCCGCAACGAGGATCTGGTCCATCGACGGGATCTCATCGACAGACTAGATAAGCTTTTGCCATCGACGCTGGGATTGCGCAGTGCCGCGCTCTGGGGCCTAGGAGGATCGGG CAAGACACAGATCGCGCTAGACTACGCATATCGACGATGTGACGCCGACGACGACTGCTACGTATTTTGGGTGCATGCCGACAGCGAAGCGACTTTCCTAGCCGATTATAAGACGATTGGCAAGAAGCTCGGGATCGACGAGCGGCTTGATGGGACAGACCTGCTCGATGCAGTGCGCAACGGGATTGAAGCTCGATCGAAATGGCTGATGATCCTCGATAACGCCGACAACCTGAGGTTATTTGGAGTGGGTCAAGTGAAAGGGGAAGGGATGGCCGAGAACCTATATAAATACATTCCTCATGCATTGCAAGGGACGGTGCTGTGGACAAGTCGAGACGCGCACATTGCAGGCACGCTTGTTGGAGCGCGACGTGGTGTCGAGGTGCAGTCCATGGCTGTAGATGAGGCAACAACACTTCTCGCAAGGGTCCGAGATGAGCCAATAAGTACAGAGCAGGCAGTGGAGGAGGCAGGAGTGGATGCTCTTCTGCAGGAACTACAGTGCCTCCCGTTGGCGATCTCACAAGCCGGCGCATACATGCGGCGGATGTCGATGACAGCCGAACAGTATCTGGATCTCCTCAGACAAGGCAAGACCCGATGGGAGGTGCTGAAGGTGAGCGATGCCGATCGACATCGACGACCGGAGGTATCGAACAGTGTGCTTGAGACGTGGAGGATCTCGATAGAGCGGATCCGAGTGGAGAGCGAGACATCATACCGGATATTACACGTGGTTGCGTATGTGGACTGTCAAGACATACCTCACGAGCTAGTAGCAGCGACGGCTCGTCGATACGAtaaagaggatgaagaggatgtcaTTTCAACCGGACAAGTCTCAGACCTTGAGGTTTTGGAAGCAGCCACACGCCTGACAGAGTTTTCTTTCCTCAGCCTTCGCCAGACAGAGGATAGTGGGAGAAGGTACGAGATGCACAAGCTTGTGCAAGAGGCTATACGATATGGGCTGAGGGTGAGAGGCTCTGTAGCAACAACCATTGGCAATGCATTGAGGGCAGACGAGGGGCCAAAAGAGGATGAGGGATACTACTGTGGCAAGGCGCTGCAGGTAGTGGGCGACCTCTTCCCGTCATCAGAACCTACTACATGGGCACGATGCGAGGAGTACCTGACGCATGCCATTCAAGTAGGGGAGTGGGCGGAGGTAGGCGGGACAGAGACGGAGACAGCAAATTTACTTCAGAGAGTATCATACTTTCTTTATGAACGAGGTCGGTGGAGAGAGAAAGAGCCGGTAAACAGTCGGGCTTGGGGTCTGCGACGAGAGGTGCTCGGGGAGAAGCATCCTGATACAATCGACAGCATGGCAGACCTCGCGGCGACATACCATGCGCAGGGTCGATATGAGGAGGCCGAAGGCATCTACCAAGAAGTACTAGAACTCCGACGAGAGGTGCTCGAGGAGAAGCATCCTGATACGATCAGCAGCATGGCAGATCTCGCGGCGACATACCATGCGCAGGGTCGATATGAGGAGGCCGAAGGCATCTACCAAGAAGTACTAGAACTCCGACGAGAGGTGCTCGAGGAGAAGCATCCTGATACGATCAGCAGCATGGCAGATCTCGCGGCGACATACCATGCGCAGGGTCGATATGAGGAGGCCGAAGGCATCTACCAAGAAGTACTAGAACTCCGACGAGAGGTGCTTGGGGAGAAGCATCCTGATACGATCAGCAGCATGGCAGACCTCGTGGCGACATACCATGCTCAGGGTCGAtatgaggaggctgagaaacTGAAAGATAAAGTACTGGAACTCCGACGAGATGTGCTCAGGGAGAAGCATCCAGATACGATCAGCAGCATGGCGGAACTCGCGGCGACATACCATGCGCAGGGCCGATATGAGGAGGCCGAAAGGATCTACCAAGAAGTATTAGACCTCCAACGAGAT GGCCGAtatgagaaggctgagaaacTGAAAGATAAAGTACTGGAACTCCGACGAGATGTGCTCGGGGAGAAGCATCCAGATACGATCAGCAGCATGGCGGAACTCGCGGCGACGTACCATAATCAGGGCCGATATGAGGAGGCCGGAGGCATCTACCAAGAAGTATTAGACCTCCAACGAGAGGTGCTTGGGGCGAAGCATCCAGATACGATCAGCAGCATGGCGTCACTCGCGGCGACATACCATGCGCAGGGCCGATATGAGGAGGCCGAAGGCATCTACCAAGAAGTATTAGACCTCCAACGAGATGTGCTCGGGGAGAAGCATCCAGATACAATACAGAGTATGGAGTATCTTGCCTCAATCCAGGAGGCTCTACAGCAGCTACCAAGTCTCAGAGTCAGTCCAGTCTCTAACAATCACAAAAGCGGACGAAAAGGAAGCCGAGTCTAA